One genomic window of Cellulophaga sp. Hel_I_12 includes the following:
- a CDS encoding sulfatase, which translates to MLEKKRPNIIFIMSDDHAIQAISAYGHALSQLAPTPNIDRIAQNGALFNRSYVTNSICGPSRAVILTGKHSHINGFRQNGDQFDGSQPTVPKMLQKAGYQTAIFGKWHLHGYPEGFDQWKIIVDQGNYYNPDFIENGDTTRIEGYATDIITDDALNWLQKKQNDTTPFFLMVQHKAPHRNWMPALRHANKFDSIKFPLPDTYFPNFENQQAASEQLQTIYKDMYEGHDLKMTKAYGSTDLAHNPWTTDFERMTPAQREKWDAAYLPKNNAFHKANLHGKELAEWKGQRYLQDYMATIASVDEGIGRILDYLKEQGLDENTIVVYTSDQGFYLGEKGMFDKRFMYEESFGTPLVMQYPGVIKPGTKVNAMVQNLDFAPTFLDFAGEMDMARDMQGESFKGLLNGTMNEEEFRNVLYYHYYDYPAFHMVKKHYGIKTDRYKLMHFYDDIDTWEFYDLEKDPKELKNSIDDSSYAAIIAQMHTKLDSVQKAYKVTEKEFERAPEQRVKNNYKNFKKLRGTPME; encoded by the coding sequence ATGCTAGAGAAAAAAAGACCAAATATTATTTTCATCATGTCTGACGATCACGCCATACAGGCCATTAGTGCATACGGACATGCTTTGAGTCAGCTAGCACCCACCCCTAATATTGATAGAATTGCCCAAAACGGAGCCCTTTTTAATCGTAGTTACGTCACCAACTCCATTTGCGGACCAAGTAGAGCCGTGATATTAACAGGAAAACATAGCCATATCAATGGATTTAGACAAAACGGAGATCAGTTTGATGGCAGTCAGCCAACAGTACCTAAAATGCTACAAAAAGCTGGATACCAAACCGCTATATTCGGAAAATGGCATTTGCACGGTTATCCAGAAGGTTTTGATCAATGGAAAATTATTGTAGACCAAGGAAACTATTACAACCCTGATTTTATTGAAAACGGAGATACGACGAGAATTGAGGGCTATGCAACAGATATTATCACAGATGATGCGCTAAATTGGTTGCAGAAAAAACAAAACGATACCACCCCATTTTTTTTAATGGTACAACATAAAGCTCCTCACAGAAATTGGATGCCAGCACTGCGGCATGCGAATAAATTTGATAGTATTAAATTTCCCTTACCTGACACCTATTTTCCAAACTTTGAAAATCAACAGGCAGCATCTGAGCAGTTACAAACGATTTATAAAGATATGTATGAGGGTCACGACCTTAAAATGACCAAAGCTTATGGGAGTACCGACTTAGCCCATAATCCCTGGACTACCGATTTTGAACGGATGACCCCAGCCCAAAGAGAAAAGTGGGATGCGGCGTATCTCCCTAAAAATAATGCTTTTCATAAAGCAAACTTGCACGGAAAAGAATTAGCCGAGTGGAAAGGACAGCGCTATTTACAAGATTATATGGCCACCATTGCTTCGGTGGATGAAGGTATTGGGCGTATTTTAGACTATTTAAAAGAACAAGGTTTAGATGAGAACACGATTGTCGTTTATACCTCAGATCAAGGGTTTTATTTAGGCGAAAAAGGAATGTTCGATAAACGCTTTATGTACGAGGAATCTTTTGGAACACCATTAGTAATGCAATATCCTGGTGTTATTAAACCAGGTACTAAAGTGAATGCCATGGTTCAAAATTTAGATTTTGCGCCTACTTTTTTAGATTTTGCAGGAGAAATGGATATGGCTAGAGACATGCAAGGAGAATCGTTTAAAGGCTTGTTAAATGGCACTATGAATGAAGAAGAGTTCAGAAACGTACTGTATTATCATTATTATGATTATCCGGCTTTTCATATGGTTAAAAAACACTATGGGATTAAAACCGATAGGTATAAGCTAATGCACTTTTATGATGATATTGATACTTGGGAGTTTTATGATCTTGAAAAAGATCCTAAAGAGCTTAAAAACAGTATCGATGATAGTTCTTATGCAGCAATAATTGCACAAATGCATACGAAACTCGATAGTGTTCAAAAAGCATATAAAGTAACAGAGAAAGAGTTCGAAAGAGCTCCTGAACAAAGAGTGAAAAACAACTATAAAAATTTCAAGAAATTACGTGGTACGCCAATGGAATAA
- a CDS encoding glycoside hydrolase family 2 protein → MRKSFSVFFMLLLFLKTVSIAQKTELKNWTFALSKDTTLVKVTLPHTWNLKDAFDEEPGYYKGVGIYTTDFEIQDNTKRYYILFKGVNQTANVWINDQFVGQHIGGYTAFQFPISAFIQKGKNRIKVAVDNTYNEQIPPLDADFTFFGGIYRQVFIEEEKTIYFAKKFGADAIKIDAIVNTSTNAKLKIFGELVNKAKQQITIKFSLFDALNKLVLQKRTIGRSDFEIESLLSKIELWSPSKPYLYTAKVEILHDDQLLDTFEHKIGFRKFEATVNGFKINDKPLKLVGVNRHQDLEGFGNAVPLKLQVDDLVKIKEMGSNFLRLAHYPQDQEIYKAADSLGLILWSETPIVNKVPTGTDYQMFEENAITMQREHIAQNYNHPSLVFIGYMNEIFLRMVFDKPTEKVKMEIINNSLKLAKKLEALTREEAPNHITVMALHGNQIYNDTEIASIPMVIGWNLYYGWYEGVIDELGTFLDKEHIKFPNRPLIISEYGVGSDIRIRNNKPQKFDFSEDYQLEYHQGYWNQVMERDFVIGMTAWNFADFSSEFRGDTKPHINQKGLVNYDRTPKNIFYWYKTMLDSSTTKSRFFKEFPAHVSTSNTKQIKIITNKTVVLKVNDTLLDKLIPRNGIITQEVELLEGQNLLKVYSESMVLEDTLSLDWKKVQLLHKDDKIAVNFGSEISFLEDKGQIWIPVADVPFINTKESTKKSSTSTNIRGTDNDPMYQSMATNVKEIEITVPSGKYRIELHWSNFEDGKKLAYELSKESNTSNQHTISDILFVNNTKLKLPTIDKFNFDTITLEVSPAKNSISIKAPKNNLFSISGLIITKF, encoded by the coding sequence ATGCGAAAAAGTTTTAGTGTATTTTTTATGCTCCTTTTGTTTCTAAAGACTGTTTCTATTGCTCAAAAAACAGAGTTAAAAAACTGGACCTTTGCCTTGAGCAAGGACACAACCTTAGTAAAGGTAACCCTACCCCATACTTGGAACCTCAAGGATGCTTTTGACGAAGAACCCGGATATTATAAAGGTGTTGGCATCTACACTACCGATTTTGAAATTCAAGATAACACAAAGCGTTACTATATACTGTTTAAAGGCGTTAATCAAACGGCAAACGTTTGGATCAATGACCAATTTGTTGGTCAACATATAGGGGGATATACTGCTTTTCAATTTCCTATCTCAGCATTCATACAAAAAGGAAAAAATCGAATTAAAGTTGCCGTTGATAACACTTATAATGAACAAATACCACCTTTAGACGCTGATTTTACATTTTTTGGAGGCATTTACCGACAGGTGTTTATTGAAGAGGAAAAAACTATTTATTTCGCCAAAAAATTTGGGGCGGATGCCATAAAAATTGATGCTATTGTGAATACATCAACAAATGCTAAACTCAAAATTTTTGGAGAATTAGTGAACAAGGCAAAACAACAAATTACTATAAAATTTTCCCTTTTCGATGCGCTAAACAAACTTGTTTTACAAAAAAGAACCATAGGAAGATCAGATTTCGAAATAGAATCTTTGCTCTCGAAAATTGAACTATGGTCCCCTAGCAAGCCCTACTTGTACACTGCTAAAGTTGAAATTCTGCATGATGATCAGCTATTAGATACTTTTGAGCATAAAATTGGTTTTAGAAAATTTGAAGCAACGGTAAATGGATTTAAAATTAATGACAAGCCTTTAAAGTTGGTAGGTGTAAATCGGCATCAAGATTTAGAAGGTTTTGGGAACGCCGTTCCTTTAAAATTGCAAGTAGATGATTTGGTGAAAATAAAGGAAATGGGTAGCAATTTTTTGCGTTTAGCTCATTATCCTCAAGACCAAGAAATTTATAAGGCTGCAGATAGTTTAGGTCTTATTTTATGGTCAGAAACTCCAATAGTAAATAAAGTTCCTACAGGTACGGATTATCAAATGTTTGAAGAAAATGCGATAACCATGCAACGCGAGCATATTGCGCAGAACTATAATCATCCTTCCTTAGTTTTTATAGGGTATATGAATGAAATTTTTCTTCGTATGGTGTTTGATAAGCCCACTGAAAAAGTAAAAATGGAGATTATAAATAATTCCTTGAAATTGGCAAAAAAACTAGAGGCTTTAACAAGAGAGGAGGCTCCCAATCACATAACGGTTATGGCCTTACACGGAAATCAAATTTATAATGATACCGAAATTGCCTCAATTCCGATGGTGATTGGTTGGAACCTTTATTATGGCTGGTATGAAGGTGTTATTGATGAACTTGGTACATTTTTAGATAAGGAGCATATAAAATTTCCTAATCGTCCTTTAATTATTTCAGAGTACGGTGTTGGCTCAGATATAAGAATACGTAACAACAAACCTCAGAAATTCGATTTTTCTGAAGATTATCAATTGGAGTATCATCAAGGCTACTGGAATCAAGTGATGGAACGTGATTTTGTGATAGGAATGACTGCATGGAATTTCGCTGATTTTAGTTCGGAATTCAGAGGTGATACAAAACCACATATCAATCAAAAAGGCTTAGTAAATTACGATAGGACACCTAAGAATATTTTTTATTGGTATAAAACAATGTTAGATAGTTCTACTACAAAAAGTAGATTTTTTAAAGAATTTCCTGCTCATGTAAGTACATCAAATACCAAGCAAATTAAAATAATTACAAACAAAACGGTAGTACTAAAAGTAAACGATACATTATTAGACAAACTAATACCTAGAAATGGAATAATAACCCAAGAGGTTGAGTTATTAGAAGGTCAAAACTTACTTAAAGTTTACAGCGAAAGTATGGTACTTGAAGATACACTCTCTTTAGACTGGAAAAAAGTACAATTACTTCATAAAGACGATAAAATCGCTGTTAATTTTGGTTCAGAAATTTCTTTTTTAGAAGACAAAGGTCAAATTTGGATTCCAGTTGCAGATGTTCCTTTTATAAATACCAAAGAATCTACAAAAAAATCTTCAACAAGTACAAATATTAGAGGCACAGATAATGATCCAATGTATCAATCAATGGCTACTAATGTAAAAGAGATTGAAATTACAGTGCCAAGTGGAAAATATAGGATAGAGCTTCATTGGTCTAATTTTGAAGATGGAAAAAAGCTAGCCTACGAGCTTTCTAAAGAATCAAACACTTCAAATCAACACACCATATCCGATATATTATTTGTTAATAATACAAAATTGAAGCTACCAACAATTGATAAATTCAATTTCGATACAATAACGCTTGAAGTATCGCCTGCAAAGAATTCTATTAGCATAAAAGCTCCTAAAAATAATTTATTTTCCATCTCAGGCCTAATAATCACTAAATTTTAA
- a CDS encoding type 1 glutamine amidotransferase domain-containing protein, with translation MKLQDKKVAILATDGFEASELFEPLKALKNEGAEVHIISNKEGEIKSWTDGDWGKSIAVNSLIKYTDESDYNALVLPGGVINPDILRIDEDALQFIRNFFKSHKPVAAICHAPWLLISAGVIEDREITSYKSIKDDVLNAGATWMDKEVVVDNGLVTSRNPNDLPAFIAKVIEEIREGKHEKQVVDV, from the coding sequence ATGAAATTACAAGATAAAAAAGTAGCCATTTTAGCAACCGACGGATTTGAAGCTTCGGAATTATTTGAGCCTTTAAAAGCTTTAAAAAATGAAGGTGCTGAAGTGCACATTATATCAAACAAAGAAGGCGAAATAAAAAGCTGGACCGATGGAGATTGGGGAAAATCAATCGCTGTGAATTCTCTAATCAAATACACTGACGAGTCTGATTATAATGCTTTGGTGTTACCAGGAGGCGTTATAAATCCTGATATTTTACGCATAGATGAAGACGCATTGCAATTTATCCGCAATTTCTTTAAAAGCCACAAACCTGTTGCAGCTATTTGTCATGCCCCGTGGCTGTTGATCAGTGCAGGGGTTATTGAAGATAGGGAAATAACCTCCTACAAGAGTATTAAGGATGATGTTTTAAACGCTGGCGCCACTTGGATGGATAAAGAAGTGGTGGTAGATAATGGCTTAGTAACGAGCAGAAACCCGAATGATTTACCCGCTTTTATTGCTAAAGTTATTGAAGAAATTAGAGAGGGAAAGCACGAGAAGCAAGTGGTAGATGTATAA
- a CDS encoding GH3 auxin-responsive promoter family protein, with protein MAILGEIIKGVIGLKDTLTPEANPIEEQKRVLIHLLEKAEATAFGKHYKFSTLLKSQETLKDFSKTIPYFDYDKINNEWWSRLHNGEENITWPGIPDYYALSSGTTGKTSKKIPVTNDMMTAIRDAGIAQVAALANFDLPAEFFEKGILMLGSSTDLTKKDQHLEGEISGISASNIPFWFRSYYKPGEEISQIEDWDERVQKISDQAKNWDIGALSGIPSWIELMLEKVIKDHHLKHIHEIWPNLHVYTSGGVAFGPYKKSFNALLGKPITVIDTYLASEGFIAFQTRPDTAAMKLATNNGIYFEFIPFEPKYIKSDGSLTDDAPSLNLSEVEINQDYALVISTVSGAWRYLIGDTIEFTDVERAEIKITGRTKFFLNTVGSQLSVQKLDAAVNHLESIFDTIIPEYTLSAKRFENDFYHSWYLGCDASLDEEKVVEALDAYLKEANKNYKVARSKALKGVKVSLISPSVFQEWNESHKKKGGQVKMERVMGEEKFKEWEAFVRKN; from the coding sequence ATGGCAATTCTAGGAGAAATAATTAAGGGAGTCATTGGCTTAAAGGATACATTAACGCCTGAGGCTAACCCTATAGAAGAACAAAAAAGAGTTTTGATACATTTACTTGAAAAAGCGGAAGCCACGGCATTTGGCAAACACTATAAGTTTAGTACGCTATTAAAATCACAAGAAACTTTAAAAGATTTTTCGAAGACAATCCCATATTTTGATTACGATAAAATTAATAATGAATGGTGGTCTAGACTACATAATGGGGAAGAAAATATCACCTGGCCAGGAATTCCAGACTACTACGCGTTAAGTTCTGGAACTACGGGTAAAACCAGTAAAAAAATACCAGTCACGAATGATATGATGACCGCTATTCGCGATGCGGGAATTGCTCAAGTAGCTGCATTGGCCAACTTTGATTTGCCAGCAGAATTTTTTGAAAAAGGAATTCTCATGTTAGGAAGCTCTACAGATTTAACTAAAAAAGATCAGCATTTAGAAGGGGAAATTAGTGGTATAAGTGCCAGTAATATTCCATTCTGGTTCAGAAGCTATTATAAGCCAGGCGAAGAAATTTCTCAAATAGAAGACTGGGACGAACGCGTTCAAAAAATATCAGATCAAGCGAAAAATTGGGATATTGGTGCACTCAGTGGTATTCCTTCTTGGATAGAGTTAATGCTCGAAAAAGTAATCAAAGACCATCATCTCAAGCATATTCATGAAATTTGGCCAAACCTACACGTATATACCTCAGGAGGGGTTGCCTTTGGGCCTTATAAAAAAAGTTTTAATGCCTTATTAGGCAAGCCCATAACGGTTATAGATACCTATTTGGCATCAGAGGGTTTTATTGCTTTTCAAACAAGACCAGATACAGCCGCCATGAAATTGGCAACAAACAACGGCATCTACTTCGAGTTTATTCCGTTTGAACCCAAATACATTAAAAGTGATGGTTCTTTAACCGATGACGCTCCTTCTTTAAATCTGTCCGAAGTAGAAATAAACCAAGATTACGCCCTTGTGATCAGCACTGTTTCTGGTGCATGGCGTTATCTTATTGGTGATACTATTGAGTTTACAGATGTGGAGCGTGCCGAAATTAAAATTACTGGTAGAACAAAGTTTTTTTTAAATACGGTGGGCTCCCAATTATCTGTTCAAAAATTAGATGCTGCTGTAAATCACTTAGAGTCAATTTTTGACACTATAATTCCAGAATACACCTTAAGTGCTAAGCGTTTTGAAAATGATTTTTACCACAGTTGGTATTTAGGTTGCGATGCAAGCTTAGACGAAGAAAAGGTAGTTGAAGCATTAGACGCCTATTTAAAAGAAGCGAATAAAAATTACAAAGTAGCTCGATCTAAAGCGCTTAAAGGGGTAAAAGTGAGCTTAATTTCGCCTTCAGTTTTTCAAGAATGGAACGAGAGTCATAAAAAGAAAGGTGGGCAGGTTAAAATGGAGCGTGTCATGGGAGAAGAAAAATTTAAAGAGTGGGAAGCTTTTGTTCGTAAAAATTAA